From the Manis pentadactyla isolate mManPen7 chromosome 15, mManPen7.hap1, whole genome shotgun sequence genome, the window CAGCGTGGCCCTCTTCCCCAGTCTCATCAAGAGCACAGAGCAGTTTCCCCTTGTCACTGTCTTAGATGGGGTTTTCAGTTAAGAtcctgtggggtttttttttttaaaagctttcacAGCCTAAAAAACTCAACCTGTTGCAAAGACTTGGATGGAGTGGCTGCTCAAGATGCTGCTGATTCAGGAATTTGCTCCCTTTCTCTCTGGGGCTGCCAATGGTCGGAGGCATGGTCCACCACTGTCCTTTGCCCAGTGACTGCGGGTCTTCCCAGGGTCAAGGCAGTGACAGGCCCAAGGTTCCCATTTGGGAAAGCTGGCGGTGGGTTGGGGGAGGCAATGAAGGGAGTGATCCTTGAGGGAGCAGACTGCTGGAAGACCCCTGGCTTCCCCTTGCTCCCTGACCTTGATCCAGTCCAGCAGCTCCTCCTTTCTCCCGCTCCCCAGCCTCTGCAGCTATGGCTTCCAGCCCTCACTGTCAGCCCAGGGCCCCTTTCTGCCCAGTCATCCTTGTGTGGAATCAAGTATAGGCTGCAGAAAACGGATGAGAGGGGAGACTCCCCCCCACCAACCCGCTTCCTCATCAGGACCTTGGACAGGTCTCTGGaccgctctgtgcctcagtttgtcAAATAGAAAGAATATCAGTACTTTGTTCATAGGGTTCTTGGACATTTAATGAATTAATGCCCACAGAGGTGCTTAGGACAAGGTCTTCTGTGTAGAGGACTAAATAAGCTTTAGCTGTTCATATCCGTCGTCATCATTGTCAAGAATAGCATGTCCTGGGTTAGGAGTGGGAGGCTGTTCCCGGCCTTGGTTCTGTCATTGACTTGCTGTGCATCCTTTAGGGGAGTGACCCAGCCTCTCTGCACTCTATTTCCCTGTCTGTGAAATGATAGGGTTACCCTAGTCCAGTAATTCTTGATACAATACTTGTGCCAGTTTTACATGGTTTCTGGAAGAAAGCTCTAAAATCTGAATTGGGCCTTTAATTTAACATCTATTAGGGAAAAATATATCTGGAACCCTCAGTCTGTGTTTTCAGAGATCTGTTGCTTAGAATGAGGCTGTCCACCCTGTACAGCCCACAGGACTTACGATGGGGGTGTTGGAAAAGAAGGGGGCGGTCCATGACTCCCCTCATTGAAGACCTCTCTCCCCACAGGCACTGCAAAGTCAGCTTTGATCTGTGAGGTGGGGTCTCCTCATCCCAACTGCTCAGCCACCACCAGGACCGAACTGGAGACTGCCCCCTCCAACCATGACCTGCCCCTGATCTAACTCTTACTCACCTCCTTCCTGTTGCTTAAAAAACCTTCCCACGTTCTCCAGACTcagcccttcctctgtgtccatcCTCCGTGGGACACCTCCTTTTCCGTAGTCTTCTCCTCATtgtaccttccttccttccttatctcttATTGGGGTCCTAGGAAATGCCAGCACTCCACCCACCTTGTCCGCTCTTTTCAACACCCCCTAACTGTACTCTGTCAGATCGCAACTCTATCCCATATATTTGGCGTGTCTTCTAGTACATTCAACTCCACTGTTACCTTGCCCCGGCCACACTCCCTACAGCCTCTACAAATATCTCCCTCTTACACTGTCCACCGACACCCTCATCTCCTTTATAAACACTCCCCTCAGCCAATTTTTGTTACCCCAATAATCCCTCACTTATGCTTTGATTGGATCTATAAATAGCCCCTTGACAAAGCCCTTTATTAATCCTGCCATCCCCAAAACCTCCCTCCTGTCATAATTCATCCCTTCCTCCAACTTTCCCCTCTCAAGCTCCACCCTCCCCTGCCTAGCCTGGCCCACGATTCATGGTCAACCTCATCTCTTCTCTGTGGACTGCCTCCCACTATGTTCCCCTGAGCCTCtaaggaggggctgggggctcaATGGCCTCCCGCCTCCCATGGCCCTATAGCCCCCGTGGGCCAGGGGAAGCTCCTCGAAAGCCCCAGGGCCGAGCATGGGCAACCGCACGTGGGAGGGCTGCCACGTGGACTCACGCGTGGACCACCTCTTCCCACCATCCCTCTACATCTTCGTCATTGGCATGGGGCTGCCCACCAACTGCCTGGCCCTGTGGGCCGCCTACCGCCAGGTGCGGCAACGCAACGAACTGGGTGTGTACCTGATGAACCTGAGCATCGCTGACCTGCTGTACATCTGCACGCTGCCACTGTGGGTCGACTACTTTCTGCACCACGACAACTGGATCCACGGCCCCGGCTCCTGCAAACTCTTCGGGTTTATCTTCTATACCAACATCTACATCAGCATCGCCTTCCTGTGCTGCATCTCGGTGGACCGCTACCTGGCTGTCGCCCACCCACTGCGGTTTGCCCGCCTGCGCCGCGTCAAGACAGCTGTGGCTGTGAGCTCTGTGGTCTGGGCCACGGAGCTGGGTGCCAACTCGGCGCCCCTATTCCATGACGAGCTCTTTCATGACCGCTACAATCACACCTTCTGCTTCGAGAAGTTTCCCATGGAAGGCTGGGTGGCCTGGATGAACCTCTACCGGGTCTTCGTGGGCTTCCTCTTCCCGTGGGCCCTAATGCTGCTGTCCTACCGTGGCATCTTGCGGGCCGTGCAGGGCAGCGTGTCCACGGAGCGCCAGGAGAAGGCCAAGATCAAGCGGCTGGCTCTCAGCCTCATCGCCATCGTACTGGTCTGCTTCGCGCCCTACCATGTGCTCCTGCTCTCGCGCAGCGCCGTCTACCTGGGCCGTCCGTGGGACTGTGGCTTTGAGGAGCGTGTCTTCTCAGCGTACCATAGTTCACTGGCCTTCACCAGTCTCAACTGTGTGGCGGACCCCATCCTCTACTGCCTTGTCAATGAGGGTGCCCGCAGCGATGTGGCCAAGGCCCTACACAACCTGCTCCGCTTCCTG encodes:
- the GPR4 gene encoding G-protein coupled receptor 4, with translation MGNRTWEGCHVDSRVDHLFPPSLYIFVIGMGLPTNCLALWAAYRQVRQRNELGVYLMNLSIADLLYICTLPLWVDYFLHHDNWIHGPGSCKLFGFIFYTNIYISIAFLCCISVDRYLAVAHPLRFARLRRVKTAVAVSSVVWATELGANSAPLFHDELFHDRYNHTFCFEKFPMEGWVAWMNLYRVFVGFLFPWALMLLSYRGILRAVQGSVSTERQEKAKIKRLALSLIAIVLVCFAPYHVLLLSRSAVYLGRPWDCGFEERVFSAYHSSLAFTSLNCVADPILYCLVNEGARSDVAKALHNLLRFLASDKPQEMANASLTLETPLTSKRNSMAKAMATGWVAASPSQGDQVQLKMLPPAQ